The Gammaproteobacteria bacterium genome contains the following window.
ATACCCGACAGTTTTGGCAGTCCCAGATCCACCACGCCGATATCCACCGGATACTCCCGCCCGATGAATAAGCCTTCACGGCCATCGGCCGCCAGATCCACGGCGAAACCTTCCTGGCGCAGACGTACCGATAATTGTTCACGCAATTGATCTTCGTCTTCAACGATTAAAATACGCATCTATCGCACACCATCTTTCATAAACCGAATACCGACCATCGTTTGAGGTTTAGGGTGAGAAGCACAATGCCAACCACCCGAAGGCGGCATCGGCAAAAACAGGATAACCTCACCACACATCTATACGGCGTAAAGTATTACACGAAAGGAACAACCACGCAGGCAGGCCATGCCGGGAACCGGCAACAGCGGCTATCAAGGGAATGCAGTATGAAAAGCGGTGGTAAAAAAGATGGCCCGCTTGAGGCGAGGATCACTCGCCTCAAGCAAACCGTGGGTGATGGTACACCCAAGAAGGATCGGACCAGGCACCTAGGGGGTAGAATGCCGTTTCCCTGTCCTGGAGAAAGTAATACTGAAAAATCTAGCGCTCAGAAATAATCCGCAGGATTACTTGCCGAGGGCCAATACAAAATCCACCATCTTTTCGATGTCGGCATCAGAGACGCGGGGTGAGTAGGGAGGCATCGGTGCCGGGCCCCACACACCCTTACCGCCAGCCTTCACCTTGGCGATCAGGTTTGCCTTGGCAGAGGCATCACCGGCGTATTTTTTGGCAACGTCCGCCCAGGCAGGACCCACAATCTTCTTTTCTACACTGTGACAGGCCAGACAGCCGCTTTTTTTCGCCAGGTCCAGATCGGCCATCGCACTGCCCGAAACCAACGCTGCCGTCATGCCCATTCCCAAAAATAATGCCTTCATCAAGCTACTCCTCACCAGTTAACAAGCTAAATTGTGTTGATGGGGGTTAAATTACACCGCTGAAACTGAATGCCGGCTGAATGCCTGAGAATAAAATCGGATAAGCAGGAGGTCTAACCCGGATATTTCGTAAATGCCCCTGCCATATCGGGTCGTTGATGACACTATAGCAAGTATCCCACGCACGCATGAGACAGCCGGACTAAAACAGGGCCTTGTAACCTCGGGCATTTTTCTGCAAGAGCCGGCGTGTTTTCGACCAGGGATCGGACCACTCCAGGCGACGGCGCATCAGCGCGCGACAGAGCCGT
Protein-coding sequences here:
- a CDS encoding c-type cytochrome, coding for MKALFLGMGMTAALVSGSAMADLDLAKKSGCLACHSVEKKIVGPAWADVAKKYAGDASAKANLIAKVKAGGKGVWGPAPMPPYSPRVSDADIEKMVDFVLALGK